A part of Maniola jurtina chromosome 19, ilManJurt1.1, whole genome shotgun sequence genomic DNA contains:
- the LOC123874940 gene encoding putative tyrosine-protein kinase Wsck, which translates to MERPCPLLVAVICLYINYATTDRGDYIGCYRFKEDVLNTHTGQSVDVCLSACEQVYYKYALIGNESTCFCGNDPGQFKLGLDSCDTPCPKNETQKCGGDNAASVYDTEVTAPGPPMSIQVLNITETTVRLRWTPPQAFTRITGYVIKASVVETYATAALLPVAWGVPNTTLQSELPNLQPGSVYNISVAATNYKEEGASIGTIVETIIGTPDPSPPNIEMRERHGDEMLVHIPEAKNVNGPVSMYRIVVSIELYQQGIIIENLGNHSYADEQGLPYYITAELDPEDIKNDFIIGNGRTYNGYYNAPLPLTNDIEVSLGVVSEKNHVRKVRYAESTKKIILNINEIEEYSPMVVALGAGIAIGVVLLLIGIGALIVLRKKIHMVRMQRCSQSMPLSLSEPCVEIENSGFLQEQDERVDYYGNLKRKLWNIPRDLLEIDISCVVGLGSYGKFTRGKVQQHGAQTPGLVQVISDRELEKPDKKLMLQELDLLIKSNEHENLIAFIGICETSTTLFVVLQDTKMTLKELLLQSRHRDLQNNKFCLLSENKAVQFCVDVASGMEYMHSKKIMHKRLSCRNIVIGDNGVAKVAGFGLSHIRPLHETPDYTRWTSHEMLRQNRFNFKADVWSYGVLVWEALTIGATPYAHTGNKDVAARVLRGMRPSQPSYVGDGLFQLCLQCWQVDPDERPSFSSLLNELTHFAEGPGSSCLSFTHYNGFNYEPHVPQYEIVT; encoded by the coding sequence ATGGAACGCCCGTGTCCGTTACTGGTTGCGGTCATTTGCTTGTACATTAATTATGCTACTACAGACCGAGGCGACTATATCGGCTGTTACAGGTTCAAAGAAGACGTGTTGAACACTCACACGGGGCAGTCTGTGGACGTATGCTTATCGGCGTGCGAACAAGTGTATTACAAGTACGCTCTAATAGGTAACGAGTCAACTTGCTTCTGTGGTAACGATCCCGGGCAATTTAAGCTAGGGCTGGACTCTTGTGATACGCCTTGCCCGAAGAACGAGACACAGAAATGTGGCGGAGACAACGCAGCCAGCGTGTACGACACAGAGGTGACGGCGCCGGGCCCACCCATGTCCATTCAAGTGCTCAACATCACCGAGACAACCGTGAGACTGCGCTGGACGCCGCCGCAAGCCTTCACCCGCATCACAGGGTATGTCATCAAGGCTTCCGTCGTGGAAACCTATGCCACCGCAGCCCTACTGCCAGTCGCTTGGGGAGTGCCCAATACCACGTTACAATCGGAGCTGCCGAACCTTCAGCCTGGTTCTGTGTACAATATAAGCGTGGCTGCAACTAATTATAAAGAAGAAGGTGCCAGCATTGGAACCATAGTCGAAACAATCATCGGCACTCCAGATCCAAGTCCTCCCAATATAGAAATGAGAGAGAGGCATGGAGATGAGATGCTTGTGCATATTCCTGAAGCAAAAAATGTGAATGGCCCTGTCTCAATGTATAGAATCGTAGTATCCATAGAGCTCTACCAACAGGGCATTATAATAGAAAACCTCGGCAATCACTCCTACGCAGATGAACAAGGTCTCCCTTACTACATCACTGCTGAGTTAGACCCAGAAGACATCAAGAATGACTTTATAATTGGCAACGGAAGAACTTACAATGGATACTACAATGCTCCCCTACCTCTGACCAATGATATAGAGGTTTCGCTAGGAGTGGTCAGTGAAAAAAACCATGTCAGGAAAGTCAGGTATGCTGAGTCAACaaaaaagataattttaaatattaatgagATTGAGGAGTACTCTCCCATGGTGGTGGCGCTCGGTGCGGGCATAGCGATAGGAGTGGTGCTACTCTTGATTGGCATTGGTGCCCTCATAGTCTTGAGAAAGAAGATTCACATGGTGCGGATGCAAAGATGCTCTCAATCCATGCCTTTAAGCCTGAGTGAGCCGTGCGTGGAGATAGAAAACTCAGGATTCCTACAGGAACAAGATGAAAGAGTAGACTACTATGGCAATTTGAAACGCAAACTCTGGAATATTCCTAGAGACTTGTTAGAAATAGATATTTCTTGTGTAGTCGGTTTGGGAAGTTATGGAAAGTTTACTAGGGGCAAAGTCCAGCAGCACGGAGCTCAAACTCCTGGCTTAGTCCAGGTCATATCCGACAGGGAGCTGGAGAAACCAGACAAGAAACTGATGCTTCAAGAACTGGACTTACTCATTAAATCTAATGAGCATGAGAACCTGATAGCCTTTATAGGCATCTGTGAGACAAGTACGACTCTATTCGTAGTTTTGCAGGACACTAAAATGACGCTCAAAGAGTTACTACTGCAGAGTAGACATAGAGATcttcaaaacaataaattttgccTTCTAAGTGAAAACAAAGCTGTACAGTTTTGCGTGGATGTGGCAAGCGGGATGGAATATATGCACAGCAAAAAAATTATGCACAAAAGGTTGAGTTGCAGGAACATAGTGATTGGTGATAATGGGGTTGCTAAAGTTGCAGGATTTGGACTTTCTCACATTCGTCCTCTACATGAAACTCCAGATTATACTCGATGGACATCACATGAGATGTTAAGACAGAACCGGtttaattttaaagcagatGTGTGGTCATACGGTGTGCTGGTGTGGGAGGCTTTGACTATAGGTGCTACACCGTATGCACATACGGGGAACAAGGATGTGGCAGCCAGGGTTCTGAGGGGCATGCGCCCTTCTCAGCCGTCTTATGTCGGTGATGGACTCTTCCAGTTGTGCTTACAGTGTTGGCAAGTAGACCCTGACGAGAGGCCCTCTTTCTCCTCCCTCCTGAATGAACTTACACACTTTGCAGAGGGCCCTGGTTCCAGTTGTCTAAGCTTTACTCACTATAACGGGTTTAACTATGAACCTCATGTGCCACAGTATGAAATTGTAACATAA